The following proteins come from a genomic window of Actinopolyspora saharensis:
- the pyrR gene encoding bifunctional pyr operon transcriptional regulator/uracil phosphoribosyltransferase PyrR gives MASRQTADATAPAGQRELLSAGDVARTVARMAHQIIEKTALDSGGDHVVLLGVPTRGAPLARRVAERIATFTGVRPPAGALDITLYRDDLRQQPNRPLEASDVPAEGVDGALVVLVDDVLFSGRTVRSALDALRDQGRPRAVQLAVLVDRGHRELPIRADYVGKNVPTARTEDVAVRLTEVDGTDAVLLRRPESASGSAADDSDPTGRPDHPDGADSGAAGSAGGEEQ, from the coding sequence GTGGCGTCACGCCAAACGGCGGACGCGACGGCTCCGGCCGGGCAACGCGAATTGCTTTCGGCCGGTGACGTCGCGCGCACTGTCGCCCGAATGGCCCATCAAATCATCGAAAAGACCGCGCTCGACAGCGGCGGTGATCACGTCGTCCTGCTGGGTGTTCCCACCCGGGGCGCTCCGCTCGCCCGGCGCGTCGCGGAACGCATCGCCACTTTCACCGGGGTGCGCCCGCCCGCCGGAGCGCTGGACATCACCCTGTACCGCGACGATCTGCGTCAGCAGCCGAATCGTCCGCTCGAGGCCAGCGACGTCCCCGCGGAAGGGGTGGACGGTGCGCTGGTCGTGCTGGTCGACGACGTGCTGTTCTCGGGGCGCACGGTTCGCTCGGCGCTGGACGCGCTGCGCGACCAGGGACGCCCGCGAGCCGTCCAACTGGCCGTGCTGGTGGATCGCGGGCACCGTGAACTGCCCATCCGGGCCGACTACGTGGGCAAGAACGTGCCCACTGCCCGGACCGAGGACGTCGCGGTGCGCCTGACCGAAGTGGACGGCACCGACGCCGTGCTGCTGCGGCGCCCCGAGTCCGCCTCCGGGAGCGCGGCGGACGATTCCGATCCCACCGGCAGGCCCGACCACCCGGACGGCGCGGATTCCGGCGCCGCCGGTTCGGCCGGAGGAGAGGAACAGTGA
- a CDS encoding carbohydrate ABC transporter permease, with the protein MSVVDTPNPRRAESAGQQETAEQDGRRASARRAARRGSRSSPLDRTGTGTGVVIAVVLGLALLWTLVPLVWMVLSSFKPATAITSAEPSWLFTPTGEHYAGLFTGGNELIPYLWHSVAAAGLSAVLSVVLGAPAGYGLARSGMRGKRHLSFWIISTRMAPIAAVVLPLFLMFRQVGLIDTIPGLVLAYMTFNLPFAIWLLSSFFSDLPPALEESALVEGCTRWQAFRHVALPLTKPGLVTTFVLCLVFAWNDYAFALVFSGPDSQTLPIAASQLVTQAGIDWGQLCAIGTFVVVPMMLAGLAVRRWLVTGLTLGAVTGE; encoded by the coding sequence ATGAGCGTGGTGGACACCCCGAACCCCCGCCGGGCGGAATCGGCGGGGCAACAGGAAACCGCTGAGCAGGACGGGCGGCGAGCGAGCGCGCGGCGAGCGGCCCGCAGGGGATCGCGGTCGAGTCCGCTGGACCGGACCGGCACGGGCACCGGAGTCGTGATCGCGGTGGTGCTCGGCCTCGCGCTGCTGTGGACCCTGGTTCCGCTCGTGTGGATGGTGCTGTCCTCGTTCAAACCGGCCACCGCCATCACCTCGGCCGAGCCGAGCTGGTTGTTCACCCCGACCGGGGAGCACTACGCGGGGTTGTTCACCGGGGGCAACGAGCTGATCCCGTACCTGTGGCACAGCGTGGCGGCGGCCGGGCTGTCCGCGGTGCTGTCCGTGGTGCTGGGAGCACCGGCAGGCTACGGACTCGCCCGCAGCGGGATGCGCGGCAAGCGGCACCTGTCCTTCTGGATCATCTCCACGCGAATGGCCCCCATCGCCGCCGTGGTGCTGCCGCTGTTCCTGATGTTCCGCCAGGTCGGCCTGATCGACACGATCCCCGGCCTGGTGCTGGCCTACATGACGTTCAACCTCCCGTTCGCGATCTGGCTGCTGAGCTCGTTCTTCTCCGACCTGCCACCGGCCCTGGAGGAGTCCGCGCTGGTCGAGGGGTGCACCAGGTGGCAGGCGTTCCGGCACGTCGCCCTGCCGCTGACCAAACCAGGCCTGGTCACCACCTTCGTGCTCTGCCTCGTGTTCGCGTGGAACGACTACGCCTTCGCGCTCGTGTTCAGCGGCCCGGACTCGCAGACTCTGCCGATAGCGGCCAGCCAGCTGGTCACCCAGGCCGGAATCGACTGGGGCCAGCTCTGCGCGATCGGCACCTTCGTCGTGGTCCCGATGATGTTGGCGGGACTGGCAGTTCGCCGGTGGTTGGTAACCGGCCTGACCCTTGGAGCGGTGACTGGAGAATGA
- a CDS encoding carbohydrate ABC transporter permease, translating to MNASENAGEAVRRRRNGSARRIGFTGRMMLPGIIPLAALTVLPFLTIVMMSFSDVRLLGGMRLDFAGLKNWGRFFTDPDMGWFWLRTAVYFALTLGLEMVLGVVLALCLWRLVRGRNLVLSLLLLPMFVAPVIVGLLGRFLTDPTFGLYTWLLERVGYEGDLLGGTFTAFAAVVAMDVWEWTPLIALITLAGLSAVPPTLREAAALDGAGRWQTLRHIVLPSISNVLLVALLIRAMDAIRYFDIIWVTTNGGPANATKIVPVRLYETAFRFFDFGYAAVVGLAMLFASIVVARMFVRMLDTKGLAR from the coding sequence GCAGGAGAAGCGGTGCGGCGCAGGCGGAACGGGTCGGCGCGCCGCATCGGGTTCACCGGGCGCATGATGCTTCCCGGGATCATCCCGCTGGCCGCGCTGACCGTGCTGCCGTTCCTGACCATCGTGATGATGAGCTTCAGCGACGTCCGGCTGCTCGGCGGGATGCGCTTGGACTTCGCCGGGCTGAAGAACTGGGGGCGCTTCTTCACCGACCCGGACATGGGGTGGTTCTGGCTGCGGACGGCGGTCTACTTCGCGCTGACGCTGGGGCTGGAGATGGTGCTCGGCGTGGTGCTGGCGCTGTGCCTGTGGCGGCTCGTCCGCGGGCGCAACCTCGTGCTGAGCCTGCTGCTGCTGCCCATGTTCGTCGCCCCGGTGATCGTGGGGCTGCTGGGCAGGTTCCTCACCGATCCGACGTTCGGGCTCTACACCTGGTTGCTGGAACGGGTCGGCTACGAGGGCGACCTGCTGGGCGGCACTTTCACGGCTTTCGCCGCCGTGGTGGCCATGGACGTCTGGGAGTGGACACCGCTGATCGCGCTGATCACCCTGGCCGGGCTGTCCGCCGTGCCGCCCACGCTGCGCGAAGCGGCCGCGCTGGACGGTGCCGGGCGCTGGCAGACGCTGCGGCACATAGTGCTGCCCTCGATATCCAACGTGCTGCTGGTCGCGCTGCTGATCCGCGCGATGGACGCGATCCGCTACTTCGACATCATCTGGGTCACCACCAACGGCGGTCCGGCCAACGCGACCAAGATCGTCCCGGTGCGGCTGTACGAGACGGCCTTCCGGTTCTTCGACTTCGGCTACGCTGCCGTCGTCGGGTTGGCGATGCTGTTCGCGTCCATAGTGGTGGCTCGGATGTTCGTGCGGATGCTGGACACGAAGGGACTCGCCAGATGA
- a CDS encoding aspartate carbamoyltransferase catalytic subunit, with translation MRHLLTAERLDAETATAVLDTADALKQTLLGREVRKLPTLRGRTVITMFYENSTRTRVSFEVAGKWMSADVINVSASGSSTSKGESLRDTARTLSAAGADCVILRHQASGAPHRISEWLDPTGTKVVNAGDGMHEHPTQALLDAATLRERLGSISGRRVGIVGDLLHSRVARSNAHLLRTLGAEVVLMAPPTLVPEGARHWGVEVTHDLDAQLPGLDAVMALRVQAERMHGGFFPTEREYSVGYGLNSARAAKLPEHAVVLHPGPMLRGMEIAPQVADSPRAAVEQQVRNGVHVRMAVLYHLLAGEENAA, from the coding sequence ATGCGACACCTGCTCACGGCCGAGCGGCTCGACGCGGAAACCGCGACCGCCGTGCTCGACACCGCCGACGCGCTCAAGCAGACCCTGCTGGGCAGGGAGGTGCGCAAGCTGCCGACCCTGCGCGGGCGCACCGTGATCACGATGTTCTACGAGAACTCCACGCGCACCAGGGTCTCCTTCGAGGTGGCGGGAAAGTGGATGAGCGCCGACGTGATCAACGTCTCGGCCTCCGGCTCGTCCACGAGCAAGGGGGAGTCCCTGCGGGACACCGCGCGCACCCTGTCCGCCGCGGGGGCGGACTGCGTGATCCTGCGGCACCAGGCCTCCGGCGCTCCGCACCGGATATCCGAGTGGTTGGATCCGACCGGGACCAAGGTCGTCAACGCGGGTGACGGGATGCACGAGCACCCGACCCAGGCGCTGCTGGACGCGGCGACCCTGCGCGAGCGGCTCGGATCGATATCCGGCCGCAGGGTCGGCATCGTCGGCGATCTGCTGCACAGCAGGGTGGCCCGCTCCAACGCGCACCTGCTGCGAACCCTCGGGGCCGAGGTGGTGCTGATGGCCCCGCCGACGCTGGTCCCCGAGGGGGCGCGGCACTGGGGCGTCGAGGTCACGCACGACCTGGACGCCCAGCTGCCGGGGCTGGACGCCGTGATGGCGCTGCGCGTGCAGGCGGAGCGGATGCACGGCGGGTTCTTCCCCACCGAGCGGGAGTACTCGGTCGGCTACGGCCTCAACTCCGCCCGCGCGGCGAAGCTGCCCGAGCACGCGGTCGTGCTGCACCCCGGCCCGATGCTGCGCGGCATGGAGATCGCTCCGCAGGTGGCGGACTCGCCGCGCGCGGCCGTCGAACAGCAGGTGCGCAACGGGGTGCACGTGCGCATGGCTGTGCTGTACCACCTGTTGGCCGGAGAGGAGAACGCGGCGTGA
- a CDS encoding zinc-dependent alcohol dehydrogenase family protein, with translation MRAVVIEKPGEVSVTNVADPTPGAGQVVVEVDACGICGTDIHILDGDFAPTPYPIVPGHEFAGTVVATGDAVSGPRIGDRVAVDPSLFCGSCRQCEVGRGNLCENWNAVGVTRDGACAQYALAPAANCHRLPEGVSTAHAALIEPLSCAVRGFDRLPRGLGEHYLIYGAGTMGLLMLQLAKRNGAVSVSVVDLNEERIRVAEQLGADVTSTDAARLHHSDGWEVVVDCTGAIPAIEDGLTRVRRGGTFQQFGVAPGESTASFSPFRVYNDEIDIVGSMAVLHSYGRAVELMGAGVVDAETMITHAFGLDSYEQAVGDFRAGSGRKVQVLPGS, from the coding sequence ATGCGTGCGGTAGTCATCGAGAAGCCGGGCGAGGTGTCGGTAACCAACGTCGCGGACCCGACGCCCGGCGCCGGTCAGGTCGTCGTCGAAGTGGACGCCTGCGGCATCTGCGGCACCGACATCCACATACTCGACGGGGACTTCGCCCCGACGCCCTACCCGATCGTCCCCGGCCACGAGTTCGCCGGGACGGTCGTCGCCACCGGTGACGCGGTCTCCGGACCGCGGATCGGCGACCGGGTGGCCGTGGACCCCTCGCTGTTCTGCGGTTCCTGCCGCCAGTGCGAGGTGGGGCGCGGCAACCTCTGCGAGAACTGGAACGCCGTCGGGGTCACCCGCGACGGTGCCTGCGCCCAGTACGCGCTGGCGCCCGCCGCCAACTGCCACCGGCTGCCGGAGGGGGTCAGCACCGCGCACGCCGCGCTGATCGAGCCGCTGTCCTGCGCGGTGCGCGGTTTCGACCGGCTTCCCCGCGGGCTCGGTGAGCACTACCTCATCTACGGGGCGGGCACGATGGGGCTGCTGATGCTCCAGCTCGCCAAGCGCAACGGCGCCGTCTCGGTCTCGGTCGTCGACCTCAACGAGGAGCGGATCCGCGTGGCCGAACAGCTCGGCGCCGACGTGACCAGCACGGACGCGGCTCGGCTGCACCACTCGGACGGCTGGGAAGTGGTGGTGGACTGCACCGGCGCGATCCCGGCCATCGAGGACGGACTCACCCGGGTGCGCCGCGGTGGGACCTTCCAGCAGTTCGGCGTGGCTCCCGGCGAGTCCACCGCCTCGTTCTCCCCCTTCCGGGTCTACAACGACGAGATCGACATCGTCGGCAGCATGGCCGTGCTGCACAGCTACGGGCGAGCGGTCGAGCTCATGGGTGCCGGGGTGGTCGACGCCGAGACCATGATCACCCACGCCTTCGGGCTCGACTCGTACGAGCAGGCGGTCGGCGACTTCCGCGCGGGGAGTGGGCGGAAGGTTCAGGTGCTGCCGGGGAGTTGA
- the efp gene encoding elongation factor P, which yields MATTNDLKNGIVLNIDGQLWTVTSFQHVKPGKGSAFVRTTLKNVLSGKVVDKTFNAGVKVETANVDRSEMTYLYNDGVDYVFMEPDTYEQISVSPETVGNVAGYMLENSTVTLARHEGEPLYVELPASVELRIAHTDPGVQGDRSTGGSKPAELETGATVQVPLFIESGEKIKVDPRDGRYLGRVK from the coding sequence GTGGCCACCACGAACGACCTGAAGAACGGAATTGTGCTCAACATCGACGGCCAGCTCTGGACCGTCACCAGTTTCCAGCACGTGAAACCGGGCAAGGGCAGCGCCTTCGTGCGCACCACCCTGAAGAACGTGCTCTCCGGCAAGGTCGTGGACAAGACCTTCAACGCCGGTGTCAAGGTGGAGACCGCCAACGTCGACCGCAGTGAGATGACCTATCTCTACAACGACGGCGTCGACTACGTGTTCATGGAACCCGACACCTACGAGCAGATCAGCGTCTCGCCGGAGACGGTGGGCAACGTCGCCGGCTACATGCTGGAGAACAGCACCGTGACACTGGCCCGCCACGAGGGGGAGCCGCTCTACGTGGAGCTGCCCGCCTCCGTCGAACTGCGCATCGCGCACACCGACCCCGGTGTGCAGGGGGACCGCTCCACCGGGGGAAGCAAGCCCGCCGAGCTCGAGACGGGGGCCACCGTCCAGGTGCCGCTGTTCATCGAGTCCGGCGAGAAGATCAAGGTGGATCCGCGGGACGGTCGTTACCTGGGGCGTGTCAAGTGA
- a CDS encoding NAD(P)-dependent alcohol dehydrogenase, producing MTESAESMRVSVLRAVEDVAVERRPIPEPGPHEVLVRVSAVGTCGSDTHYYERGRVGEFVVREPLVLGHEASGTIVARGSEVTGLESGTRVSLEPGVPCLSCHECRSGRYNLCPEVRFFATPPVDGAFSEYVTLHEQFAYPVPEELSDEAAALIEPLSVAVWACRKARIAPGARVLVTGAGPVGLLAAQTARAFGATEIVVTDVVDHRLRMAEELTGCTAVNVRHHPLAESGHEPDVLLECSGNPTAAAEAVRTVARAGRVVFVGMGGDDLPLPLSHVQTREIEVTGTFRYANTWPTAIALASSGAVELDGLVTHRFGLDAVPEALTASARDETVVKAVVHPQE from the coding sequence ATGACCGAATCAGCGGAATCGATGCGCGTCTCCGTGCTGCGCGCGGTCGAGGACGTCGCCGTGGAGCGGCGTCCGATCCCGGAACCCGGACCGCACGAGGTGCTGGTGCGGGTCTCGGCGGTGGGGACCTGCGGCTCGGACACGCACTACTACGAGCGGGGCAGGGTCGGCGAGTTCGTGGTCCGCGAGCCGCTGGTCCTGGGGCACGAGGCCTCCGGGACGATCGTGGCCCGCGGCTCCGAGGTCACCGGCCTGGAGTCGGGGACCAGGGTCTCCCTCGAACCGGGAGTGCCCTGCCTGTCCTGCCACGAGTGCCGCTCGGGGCGCTACAACCTCTGCCCCGAGGTGCGGTTCTTCGCGACCCCGCCGGTGGACGGGGCCTTCAGCGAGTACGTCACGCTGCACGAGCAGTTCGCCTACCCGGTCCCCGAGGAGTTGTCCGACGAGGCGGCCGCGCTGATCGAACCGCTCTCGGTCGCCGTGTGGGCCTGCCGCAAGGCGCGGATAGCGCCGGGCGCGCGGGTGCTGGTGACCGGGGCGGGGCCGGTCGGTCTGCTCGCCGCCCAGACCGCTCGCGCGTTCGGAGCCACCGAGATCGTGGTCACCGACGTCGTCGACCACCGGTTGCGCATGGCCGAGGAGCTGACCGGCTGCACGGCCGTGAACGTCCGGCACCACCCGCTCGCCGAGTCCGGCCACGAACCCGACGTGCTGCTGGAGTGCTCCGGCAACCCCACCGCGGCGGCCGAGGCGGTGCGCACCGTCGCCCGGGCCGGACGGGTGGTCTTCGTCGGCATGGGCGGCGACGATCTCCCGCTGCCGCTGTCCCACGTGCAGACCAGGGAGATCGAGGTCACGGGCACCTTCCGGTACGCCAACACCTGGCCGACGGCCATAGCGCTCGCCTCCTCCGGTGCGGTGGAGCTGGACGGGCTCGTGACGCACCGCTTCGGGCTGGACGCGGTTCCCGAGGCCCTCACCGCGTCCGCGCGGGACGAGACGGTGGTCAAGGCCGTGGTGCACCCGCAGGAGTGA
- a CDS encoding M24 family metallopeptidase: MPETHVHRRDALRAHLRDSEVDAVLVTDLLNIRYLTGFTGSNAALLVHAADSAGSERNTVFCTDGRYRTQASEQVPDLEHLIDRASAQRLAEHVESRVEAYRRVGFESQHVTVDGRDALESAAPSAELVRAPGLVERQRLVKDADEIEALRAACAAADRALAELIEHGGLRPGRSELEVARELESRMLDNGATGPSFETIVATGANSAVPHHRPTSTRLSAGDFVKMDFGALVDGYHSDMTRTVVLGEPASWQREVYDLVATAQAAARAAIRDGADVRDVDSAARDVITGAGYGEQFLHGLGHGVGLEIHEAPALSQRGEGTIGAGMAVTAEPGVYLPGWGGVRIEDTLVARADTPELLTLTTKELVVL, encoded by the coding sequence ATGCCCGAAACGCACGTACACCGCCGGGATGCCCTGCGTGCCCACCTGCGCGACAGCGAGGTGGACGCGGTGCTGGTGACCGACCTGCTCAACATCAGGTACCTCACCGGCTTCACGGGCTCCAACGCGGCCCTGCTGGTGCACGCGGCCGACTCTGCCGGTAGCGAGCGCAACACGGTGTTCTGCACCGACGGCCGGTACCGGACCCAGGCCTCCGAGCAGGTGCCCGACCTGGAGCACCTCATCGACAGGGCCAGCGCGCAGCGGCTCGCCGAGCACGTCGAGTCCCGCGTCGAGGCGTACCGCCGCGTCGGCTTCGAGAGCCAGCACGTCACGGTGGACGGCAGGGACGCCCTGGAGAGCGCGGCCCCCTCCGCGGAGCTGGTCCGCGCGCCCGGCCTGGTCGAGCGGCAGCGTCTGGTCAAGGACGCGGACGAGATCGAAGCGCTGCGGGCGGCCTGTGCGGCAGCGGATCGGGCACTCGCGGAGCTGATCGAGCACGGGGGGCTGCGTCCGGGACGCAGCGAACTGGAAGTGGCCCGGGAGCTCGAGAGCCGGATGCTGGACAACGGCGCCACGGGGCCGTCCTTCGAGACGATCGTGGCCACCGGTGCGAACTCGGCCGTGCCGCACCACCGGCCGACGTCGACCCGGCTGAGCGCGGGCGACTTCGTGAAGATGGACTTCGGAGCGCTCGTGGACGGGTACCACTCGGACATGACGCGCACCGTCGTGCTCGGTGAGCCCGCGAGCTGGCAACGCGAGGTCTACGATCTCGTGGCGACCGCGCAAGCGGCCGCGCGCGCGGCCATCCGGGACGGCGCCGACGTGCGCGACGTCGACTCGGCGGCACGTGACGTGATCACCGGGGCGGGGTACGGCGAACAGTTCCTGCACGGTCTCGGCCACGGCGTTGGCCTGGAGATCCACGAGGCACCGGCCTTGTCCCAGAGAGGAGAAGGTACCATCGGGGCCGGAATGGCGGTCACCGCCGAGCCCGGTGTGTACCTACCGGGGTGGGGCGGCGTCCGCATCGAGGACACGCTGGTCGCGCGTGCGGACACGCCGGAGTTGCTCACCTTGACGACGAAGGAACTCGTCGTTCTCTAG
- a CDS encoding transcriptional regulator, which translates to MGDYAKALGNKLRAIRQQQGLSLHGVEQKSGGRWKAVVVGSYERGDRAVTVQKLAELADFYGVPVAELLPEGRVPSTAEPATKVVINLERLQQLPAEKVGPLARYAATIQSQRGDYNGKVLSIRTEDLRSLAIIYDMSPGELTEQLIDWGVLPPEARPSHEE; encoded by the coding sequence ATGGGCGACTACGCCAAGGCGCTGGGCAACAAGCTCCGCGCTATCCGCCAGCAGCAGGGTCTTTCGCTGCACGGCGTCGAGCAGAAGTCAGGCGGGCGGTGGAAGGCCGTGGTCGTCGGGTCTTATGAACGAGGTGACCGCGCGGTCACCGTGCAGAAACTCGCCGAACTCGCCGACTTCTACGGAGTTCCGGTAGCCGAACTACTTCCGGAAGGCCGTGTCCCCTCCACCGCTGAGCCGGCGACCAAGGTCGTCATCAATCTGGAGCGGCTGCAACAGCTCCCGGCCGAGAAGGTCGGTCCGCTGGCGCGCTACGCGGCCACCATCCAGAGCCAGCGAGGTGACTACAACGGCAAGGTCCTGTCCATCCGGACCGAGGACCTGCGCTCCCTGGCCATCATCTACGACATGTCCCCGGGAGAACTCACCGAGCAGCTCATCGACTGGGGAGTCCTTCCTCCGGAGGCCCGCCCGTCGCACGAGGAGTGA
- a CDS encoding DeoR/GlpR family DNA-binding transcription regulator: protein MVAARPSEAAVEQRRQEVLRVVVDSGGVRIDELAARFGVSLMTMHRDLDDLAARQLLRKFRGRVESFPSLTMETATRFRVGLHVAEKEAVAAASVEEVRPNSTVILDDSSTLLPFARRLAGIERLTAATNSFGVARALAGGEREVLMIGGRFREEFDSCTGPDVLRGLSRLRADLAVTSATAIAQGRLFHPIQEFAEIKEAMCAAAERRVLLVDHSKFGKTATYAHGGVDAYDLVVTDEATPAEEIAAIRERGTEVRVTPVPAAEDFPGDVPQYRRSD, encoded by the coding sequence ATGGTCGCCGCCAGACCGTCGGAAGCAGCAGTGGAGCAGCGCAGGCAGGAGGTCCTGCGCGTCGTCGTCGACAGCGGAGGAGTCCGCATAGACGAGCTGGCAGCGCGGTTCGGGGTGAGTCTCATGACGATGCACCGCGATCTGGACGACCTCGCGGCCAGACAACTGCTGCGCAAGTTCCGCGGCCGGGTGGAGTCGTTCCCCTCGCTGACCATGGAGACGGCGACCCGGTTCAGGGTGGGGCTGCACGTGGCCGAGAAGGAGGCCGTGGCAGCGGCCTCCGTCGAGGAGGTGCGCCCGAACAGCACGGTGATCCTGGACGACTCCAGCACGCTGCTGCCGTTCGCCCGCAGACTCGCGGGGATCGAGCGGTTGACCGCTGCCACCAACTCGTTCGGGGTGGCCCGCGCGCTGGCCGGAGGTGAGCGCGAGGTGCTGATGATCGGCGGACGTTTCCGCGAGGAGTTCGACTCGTGCACCGGCCCGGACGTGCTGCGCGGGCTCTCGCGGTTGCGCGCCGATCTGGCGGTGACCTCGGCCACCGCGATCGCGCAGGGGCGGCTGTTCCACCCGATACAGGAGTTCGCCGAGATCAAGGAAGCCATGTGCGCGGCGGCCGAGCGCAGGGTGCTGCTGGTCGACCACTCCAAGTTCGGCAAGACGGCCACCTACGCGCACGGCGGCGTCGACGCCTACGACCTGGTGGTGACCGACGAGGCCACCCCGGCCGAGGAGATAGCAGCCATCCGGGAGCGCGGCACCGAGGTGCGGGTCACCCCCGTTCCCGCTGCCGAGGACTTTCCCGGTGACGTCCCCCAGTACCGAAGGAGCGATTGA
- a CDS encoding ABC transporter ATP-binding protein: MATITYDRTTRHYPGAEHPAVDGLRLDVADGEFLVLVGPSGCGKSTSLRMLAGLEDVDDGAIHIGSREVTHLAPRDRDIAMVFQNYALYPHMSVAGNMGFALRMAGMDKTEIAERVRNAAQLLRIEEFLDRKPKELSGGQRQRVAMGRAIVREPQVFLMDEPLSNLDAKLRSSTRAQIAALQRRLGVTTVYVTHDQVEAMTMGDRVAVLDEGVLQQCDTPRSLYDHPANAFVAGFTGSPPMNLPTAPFDAEGASLGGTTVPLPREVLRAAEAEGAETLRVGLRPEALHLDTEGIPLTVELVEELGAEALCHGVVDTGEGEEQRLVVRVDSRTPPRAGEQVRVGFRADEVHAFSALTGERLGD, translated from the coding sequence ATGGCAACGATCACCTACGACCGGACGACCCGCCACTACCCCGGGGCTGAGCACCCCGCCGTGGACGGCTTGCGGCTCGACGTAGCCGACGGGGAGTTCCTGGTGCTCGTGGGACCCTCCGGATGCGGGAAGTCCACCAGCCTGCGCATGCTGGCCGGTCTGGAGGACGTCGACGACGGCGCCATACACATCGGCTCGCGCGAGGTGACCCACCTGGCGCCGCGGGACAGGGACATCGCGATGGTCTTCCAGAACTACGCGCTGTACCCGCACATGTCGGTGGCGGGCAACATGGGGTTCGCGCTGCGCATGGCGGGGATGGACAAGACCGAGATCGCGGAGCGGGTGCGCAACGCGGCGCAGTTGTTGCGCATCGAGGAGTTCCTGGACCGCAAGCCGAAGGAGCTGTCCGGAGGGCAGCGGCAGCGCGTCGCGATGGGGAGGGCCATCGTGCGCGAGCCCCAGGTCTTCCTGATGGACGAGCCGCTGTCGAACCTGGACGCGAAACTGCGGTCCTCCACGCGGGCCCAGATCGCCGCGCTGCAACGCCGCCTCGGGGTGACCACCGTCTACGTCACCCACGACCAGGTCGAGGCGATGACGATGGGCGACCGGGTCGCCGTGCTGGACGAAGGAGTGCTGCAGCAGTGCGACACTCCCCGCTCGCTCTACGATCACCCGGCGAACGCGTTCGTCGCCGGGTTCACCGGTTCGCCCCCGATGAACCTGCCCACCGCCCCCTTCGACGCGGAGGGGGCCTCGCTCGGCGGGACGACCGTTCCACTGCCGCGCGAGGTGCTGCGGGCCGCCGAGGCCGAGGGGGCCGAGACTCTGCGGGTCGGTTTGCGCCCCGAAGCGCTGCACCTGGACACCGAGGGGATCCCGCTCACGGTGGAGCTGGTGGAGGAGCTCGGCGCCGAGGCGCTGTGCCACGGGGTGGTCGACACCGGGGAGGGAGAGGAGCAGCGGCTCGTGGTGCGCGTCGACTCCCGCACCCCGCCGCGCGCGGGCGAGCAGGTGCGGGTCGGCTTCCGCGCGGACGAGGTGCACGCCTTCTCGGCGCTGACGGGGGAGCGGTTGGGCGACTGA